One part of the Homo sapiens chromosome 19, GRCh38.p14 Primary Assembly genome encodes these proteins:
- the PCSK4 gene encoding proprotein convertase subtilisin/kexin type 4 isoform X3: MRPAPIALWLRLVLALALVRPRAVGWAPVRAPIYVSSWAVQVSQGNREVERLARKFGFVNLGPIFPDGQYFHLRHRGVVQQSLTPHWGHRLHLKKNPKVQWFQQQTLQRRVKRSVVVPTDPWFSKQWYMNSEAQPDLSILQAWSQGLSGQGIVVSVLDDGIEKDHPDLWANYDPLASYDFNDYDPDPQPRYTPSKENRHGTRCAGEVAAMANNGFCGVGVAFNARIGGVRMLDGTITDVIEAQSLSLQPQHIHIYSASWGPEDDGRTVDGPGILTREAFRRGVTKGRGGLGTLFIWASGNGGLHYDNCNCDGYTNSIHTLSVGSTTQQGRVPWYSEACASTLTTTYSSGVATDPQIVTTDLHHGCTDQHTGTSASAPLAAGMIALALEANPFLTWRDMQHLVVRASKPAHLQAEDWRTNGVGRQVSHHYGYGLLDAGLLVDTARTWLPTQPQRKCAVRVQSRPTENVSACAGLHNSIRSLEHVQAQLTLSYSRRGDLEISLTSPMGTRSTLVAIRPLDVSTEGYNNWVFMSTHFWDENPQGVWTLGLENKGYYFNTGTLYRYTLLLYGTAEDMTARPTGPQVTSSACVQRDTEGLCQACDGPAYILGQLCLAYCPPRFFNHTRLVTAGPGHTAAPALRVCSSCHASCYTCRGGSPRDCTSCPPSSTLDQQQGSCMGPTTPDSRPRLRAAACPHHRCPASAMVLSLLAVTLGGPVLCGMSMDLPLYAWLSRARATPTKPQVWLPAGT, encoded by the exons ATGCGGCCCGCCCCGATTGCGCTGTGGCTGCGCCTGGTCTTGGCCCTGGCCCTTGTCCGCCCCCGGGCTGTGGGGTGGGCCCCGGTCCGAGCCCCCATCTATGTCAGCAGCTGGGCCGTCCAGGTGTCCCAGGGTAACCGGGAGGTCGAGCGCCTGGCACGCAAATTCGGCTTCGTCAACCTGGGGCCG ATCTTCCCTGACGGGCAGTACTTTCACCTGCGGCACCGGGGCGTGGTCCAGCAGTCCCTGACCCCGCACTGGGGCCACCGCCTGCACCTGAAGAAAAACCCCAAG GTGCAGTGGTTCCAGCAGCAGACGCTGCAGCGGCGGGTGAAACGCTCTGTCGTGGTGCCCACGGACCCCTGGTTCTCCAAGCAGTGGTACATG AACAGCGAGGCCCAACCAGACCTGAGCATCCTGCAGGCCTGGAGTCAGGGGCTGTCAGGCCAGGGCATCGTGGTCTCTGTGCTGGACGATGGCATCGAGAAGGACCACCCGGACCTCTGGGCCAACTAC GACCCCCTGGCCAGCTATGACTTCAATGACTACGACCCGGACCCCCAGCCCCGCTACACCCCCAGCAAAGAGAACCG GCACGGGACCCGCTGTGCTGGGGAGGTGGCCGCGATGGCCAACAATGGCTTCTGTGGTGTGGGGGTCGCTTTCAACGCCCGAATCGGAG GCGTACGGATGCTGGACGGTACCATCACCGATGTCATCGAGGCCCAGTCGCTGAGCCTGCAGCCGCAGCACATCCACATTTACAGCGCCAGCTGGGGTCCCGAGGACGACGGCCGCACGGTGGACGGCCCCGGCATCCTCACCCGCGAGGCCTTCCGGCGTGGTGTGACCAAG GGCCGCGGCGGGCTGGGCACGCTCTTCATCTGGGCCTCGGGCAACGGCGGCCTGCACTACGACAACTGCAACTGCGACGGCTACACCAACAGCATCCACACGCTTTCCGTGGGCAGCACCACCCAGCAGGGCCGCGTGCCCTGGTACAGCGAAGCCTGCGCCTCCACCCTCACCACCACCTACAGCAGCGGCGTGGCCACCGACCCCCAGATC GTCACCACGGACCTGCATCACGGGTGCACAGACCAGCACACGGGCACCTCGGCCTCAGCCCCACTGGCGGCCGGCATGATCGCCCTAGCGCTGGAGGCCAA CCCGTTCCTGACGTGGAGAGACATGCAGCACCTGGTGGTCCGCGCGTCCAAGCCGGCGCACCTGCAGGCCGAGGACTGGAGGACCAACGGCGTGGGGCGCCAAG TGAGCCATCACTACGGATACGGGCTGCTGGACGCCGGGCTGCTGGTGGACACCGCCCGCACCTGGCTGCCCACCCAGCCGCAGAGGAAGTGCGCCGTCCGGGTCCAGAGCCGCCCCAC GGAAAACGTATCGGCCTGCGCCGGCCTCCACAACTCCATCCGCTCGCTGGAGCACGTGCAGGCGCAGCTGACGCTGTCCTACAGCCGGCGCGGAGACCTGGAGATCTCGCTCACCAGCCCCATGGGCACGCGCTCCACACTCGTGGCCATACG ACCCTTGGACGTCAGCACTGAAGGCTACAACAACTGGGTCTTCATGTCCACCCACTTCTGGGATGAGAACCCACAGGGCGTGTGGACCCTGGGCCTAGAGAACAAGGGCTACTATTTCAACACGG GGACGTTGTACCGCTACACGCTGCTGCTCTATGGGACGGCCGAGGACATGACAGCGCGGCCTACAGGCCCCCAGGTGACCAGCAGCGCGTGTGTGCAGCGGGACACAGAGGGGCTGTGCCAGG CGTGTGACGGCCCCGCCTACATCCTGGGACAGCTCTGCCTGGCCTACTGCCCCCCGCGGTTCTTCAACCACACAAGGCTGGTGACCGCTGGGCCTGGGCACACGGCGGCGCCCGCGCTGAGGGTCTGCTCCAGCTGCCATGCCTCCTGCTACACCTGCCGCGGCGGCTCCCCGAGGGACTGCACCTCCTGTCCCCCATCCTCCACGCTGGACCAGCAGCAGGGCTCCTGCATGGGACCCACCACCCCCGACAGCCGCCCCCGGCTTAGAGCTGCCGCCTGTCCCCACCACCGCTGCCCAGCCTCGGCCATGGTGCTGAGCCTCCTGGCCGTGACCCTCGGAGGCCCCGTCCTCTGCGGCATGTCCATGGACCTCCCACTATACGCCTGGCTCTCCCGTGCCAGGGCCACCCCCACCAAACCCCAGGTCTGGCTGCCAGCTGGAACCTGA
- the PCSK4 gene encoding proprotein convertase subtilisin/kexin type 4 isoform 1 preproprotein (isoform 1 preproprotein is encoded by transcript variant 1): protein MRPAPIALWLRLVLALALVRPRAVGWAPVRAPIYVSSWAVQVSQGNREVERLARKFGFVNLGPIFPDGQYFHLRHRGVVQQSLTPHWGHRLHLKKNPKVQWFQQQTLQRRVKRSVVVPTDPWFSKQWYMNSEAQPDLSILQAWSQGLSGQGIVVSVLDDGIEKDHPDLWANYDPLASYDFNDYDPDPQPRYTPSKENRHGTRCAGEVAAMANNGFCGVGVAFNARIGGVRMLDGTITDVIEAQSLSLQPQHIHIYSASWGPEDDGRTVDGPGILTREAFRRGVTKGRGGLGTLFIWASGNGGLHYDNCNCDGYTNSIHTLSVGSTTQQGRVPWYSEACASTLTTTYSSGVATDPQIVTTDLHHGCTDQHTGTSASAPLAAGMIALALEANPFLTWRDMQHLVVRASKPAHLQAEDWRTNGVGRQVSHHYGYGLLDAGLLVDTARTWLPTQPQRKCAVRVQSRPTPILPLIYIRENVSACAGLHNSIRSLEHVQAQLTLSYSRRGDLEISLTSPMGTRSTLVAIRPLDVSTEGYNNWVFMSTHFWDENPQGVWTLGLENKGYYFNTGTLYRYTLLLYGTAEDMTARPTGPQVTSSACVQRDTEGLCQACDGPAYILGQLCLAYCPPRFFNHTRLVTAGPGHTAAPALRVCSSCHASCYTCRGGSPRDCTSCPPSSTLDQQQGSCMGPTTPDSRPRLRAAACPHHRCPASAMVLSLLAVTLGGPVLCGMSMDLPLYAWLSRARATPTKPQVWLPAGT from the exons ATGCGGCCCGCCCCGATTGCGCTGTGGCTGCGCCTGGTCTTGGCCCTGGCCCTTGTCCGCCCCCGGGCTGTGGGGTGGGCCCCGGTCCGAGCCCCCATCTATGTCAGCAGCTGGGCCGTCCAGGTGTCCCAGGGTAACCGGGAGGTCGAGCGCCTGGCACGCAAATTCGGCTTCGTCAACCTGGGGCCG ATCTTCCCTGACGGGCAGTACTTTCACCTGCGGCACCGGGGCGTGGTCCAGCAGTCCCTGACCCCGCACTGGGGCCACCGCCTGCACCTGAAGAAAAACCCCAAG GTGCAGTGGTTCCAGCAGCAGACGCTGCAGCGGCGGGTGAAACGCTCTGTCGTGGTGCCCACGGACCCCTGGTTCTCCAAGCAGTGGTACATG AACAGCGAGGCCCAACCAGACCTGAGCATCCTGCAGGCCTGGAGTCAGGGGCTGTCAGGCCAGGGCATCGTGGTCTCTGTGCTGGACGATGGCATCGAGAAGGACCACCCGGACCTCTGGGCCAACTAC GACCCCCTGGCCAGCTATGACTTCAATGACTACGACCCGGACCCCCAGCCCCGCTACACCCCCAGCAAAGAGAACCG GCACGGGACCCGCTGTGCTGGGGAGGTGGCCGCGATGGCCAACAATGGCTTCTGTGGTGTGGGGGTCGCTTTCAACGCCCGAATCGGAG GCGTACGGATGCTGGACGGTACCATCACCGATGTCATCGAGGCCCAGTCGCTGAGCCTGCAGCCGCAGCACATCCACATTTACAGCGCCAGCTGGGGTCCCGAGGACGACGGCCGCACGGTGGACGGCCCCGGCATCCTCACCCGCGAGGCCTTCCGGCGTGGTGTGACCAAG GGCCGCGGCGGGCTGGGCACGCTCTTCATCTGGGCCTCGGGCAACGGCGGCCTGCACTACGACAACTGCAACTGCGACGGCTACACCAACAGCATCCACACGCTTTCCGTGGGCAGCACCACCCAGCAGGGCCGCGTGCCCTGGTACAGCGAAGCCTGCGCCTCCACCCTCACCACCACCTACAGCAGCGGCGTGGCCACCGACCCCCAGATC GTCACCACGGACCTGCATCACGGGTGCACAGACCAGCACACGGGCACCTCGGCCTCAGCCCCACTGGCGGCCGGCATGATCGCCCTAGCGCTGGAGGCCAA CCCGTTCCTGACGTGGAGAGACATGCAGCACCTGGTGGTCCGCGCGTCCAAGCCGGCGCACCTGCAGGCCGAGGACTGGAGGACCAACGGCGTGGGGCGCCAAG TGAGCCATCACTACGGATACGGGCTGCTGGACGCCGGGCTGCTGGTGGACACCGCCCGCACCTGGCTGCCCACCCAGCCGCAGAGGAAGTGCGCCGTCCGGGTCCAGAGCCGCCCCAC CCCCATCCTGCCGCTGATCTACATCAGGGAAAACGTATCGGCCTGCGCCGGCCTCCACAACTCCATCCGCTCGCTGGAGCACGTGCAGGCGCAGCTGACGCTGTCCTACAGCCGGCGCGGAGACCTGGAGATCTCGCTCACCAGCCCCATGGGCACGCGCTCCACACTCGTGGCCATACG ACCCTTGGACGTCAGCACTGAAGGCTACAACAACTGGGTCTTCATGTCCACCCACTTCTGGGATGAGAACCCACAGGGCGTGTGGACCCTGGGCCTAGAGAACAAGGGCTACTATTTCAACACGG GGACGTTGTACCGCTACACGCTGCTGCTCTATGGGACGGCCGAGGACATGACAGCGCGGCCTACAGGCCCCCAGGTGACCAGCAGCGCGTGTGTGCAGCGGGACACAGAGGGGCTGTGCCAGG CGTGTGACGGCCCCGCCTACATCCTGGGACAGCTCTGCCTGGCCTACTGCCCCCCGCGGTTCTTCAACCACACAAGGCTGGTGACCGCTGGGCCTGGGCACACGGCGGCGCCCGCGCTGAGGGTCTGCTCCAGCTGCCATGCCTCCTGCTACACCTGCCGCGGCGGCTCCCCGAGGGACTGCACCTCCTGTCCCCCATCCTCCACGCTGGACCAGCAGCAGGGCTCCTGCATGGGACCCACCACCCCCGACAGCCGCCCCCGGCTTAGAGCTGCCGCCTGTCCCCACCACCGCTGCCCAGCCTCGGCCATGGTGCTGAGCCTCCTGGCCGTGACCCTCGGAGGCCCCGTCCTCTGCGGCATGTCCATGGACCTCCCACTATACGCCTGGCTCTCCCGTGCCAGGGCCACCCCCACCAAACCCCAGGTCTGGCTGCCAGCTGGAACCTGA
- the PCSK4 gene encoding proprotein convertase subtilisin/kexin type 4 isoform X9 yields the protein MRPAPIALWLRLVLALALVRPRAVGWAPVRAPIYVSSWAVQVSQGNREVERLARKFGFVNLGPIFPDGQYFHLRHRGVVQQSLTPHWGHRLHLKKNPKTRPGPKSIQQEEAGRPRYGNHGACQGLVQWFQQQTLQRRVKRSVVVPTDPWFSKQWYMNSEAQPDLSILQAWSQGLSGQGIVVSVLDDGIEKDHPDLWANYDPLASYDFNDYDPDPQPRYTPSKENRHGTRCAGEVAAMANNGFCGVGVAFNARIGGVRMLDGTITDVIEAQSLSLQPQHIHIYSASWGPEDDGRTVDGPGILTREAFRRGVTKGRGGLGTLFIWASGNGGLHYDNCNCDGYTNSIHTLSVGSTTQQGRVPWYSEACASTLTTTYSSGVATDPQIVTTDLHHGCTDQHTGTSASAPLAAGMIALALEANPFLTWRDMQHLVVRASKPAHLQAEDWRTNGVGRQVSHHYGYGLLDAGLLVDTARTWLPTQPQRKCAVRVQSRPTPILPLIYIRENVSACAGLHNSIRSLEHVQAQLTLSYSRRGDLEISLTSPMGTRSTLVAIRPLDVSTEGYNNWVFMSTHFWDENPQGVWTLGLENKGYYFNTGTLYRYTLLLYGTAEDMTARPTGPQRVTAPPTSWDSSAWPTAPRGSSTTQGW from the exons ATGCGGCCCGCCCCGATTGCGCTGTGGCTGCGCCTGGTCTTGGCCCTGGCCCTTGTCCGCCCCCGGGCTGTGGGGTGGGCCCCGGTCCGAGCCCCCATCTATGTCAGCAGCTGGGCCGTCCAGGTGTCCCAGGGTAACCGGGAGGTCGAGCGCCTGGCACGCAAATTCGGCTTCGTCAACCTGGGGCCG ATCTTCCCTGACGGGCAGTACTTTCACCTGCGGCACCGGGGCGTGGTCCAGCAGTCCCTGACCCCGCACTGGGGCCACCGCCTGCACCTGAAGAAAAACCCCAAG ACCCGCCCGGGCCCCAAGTCTATACAGCAAGAGGAGGCAGGAAGACCCAGATACGGAAATCATGGCGCCTGCCAGGGCCTG GTGCAGTGGTTCCAGCAGCAGACGCTGCAGCGGCGGGTGAAACGCTCTGTCGTGGTGCCCACGGACCCCTGGTTCTCCAAGCAGTGGTACATG AACAGCGAGGCCCAACCAGACCTGAGCATCCTGCAGGCCTGGAGTCAGGGGCTGTCAGGCCAGGGCATCGTGGTCTCTGTGCTGGACGATGGCATCGAGAAGGACCACCCGGACCTCTGGGCCAACTAC GACCCCCTGGCCAGCTATGACTTCAATGACTACGACCCGGACCCCCAGCCCCGCTACACCCCCAGCAAAGAGAACCG GCACGGGACCCGCTGTGCTGGGGAGGTGGCCGCGATGGCCAACAATGGCTTCTGTGGTGTGGGGGTCGCTTTCAACGCCCGAATCGGAG GCGTACGGATGCTGGACGGTACCATCACCGATGTCATCGAGGCCCAGTCGCTGAGCCTGCAGCCGCAGCACATCCACATTTACAGCGCCAGCTGGGGTCCCGAGGACGACGGCCGCACGGTGGACGGCCCCGGCATCCTCACCCGCGAGGCCTTCCGGCGTGGTGTGACCAAG GGCCGCGGCGGGCTGGGCACGCTCTTCATCTGGGCCTCGGGCAACGGCGGCCTGCACTACGACAACTGCAACTGCGACGGCTACACCAACAGCATCCACACGCTTTCCGTGGGCAGCACCACCCAGCAGGGCCGCGTGCCCTGGTACAGCGAAGCCTGCGCCTCCACCCTCACCACCACCTACAGCAGCGGCGTGGCCACCGACCCCCAGATC GTCACCACGGACCTGCATCACGGGTGCACAGACCAGCACACGGGCACCTCGGCCTCAGCCCCACTGGCGGCCGGCATGATCGCCCTAGCGCTGGAGGCCAA CCCGTTCCTGACGTGGAGAGACATGCAGCACCTGGTGGTCCGCGCGTCCAAGCCGGCGCACCTGCAGGCCGAGGACTGGAGGACCAACGGCGTGGGGCGCCAAG TGAGCCATCACTACGGATACGGGCTGCTGGACGCCGGGCTGCTGGTGGACACCGCCCGCACCTGGCTGCCCACCCAGCCGCAGAGGAAGTGCGCCGTCCGGGTCCAGAGCCGCCCCAC CCCCATCCTGCCGCTGATCTACATCAGGGAAAACGTATCGGCCTGCGCCGGCCTCCACAACTCCATCCGCTCGCTGGAGCACGTGCAGGCGCAGCTGACGCTGTCCTACAGCCGGCGCGGAGACCTGGAGATCTCGCTCACCAGCCCCATGGGCACGCGCTCCACACTCGTGGCCATACG ACCCTTGGACGTCAGCACTGAAGGCTACAACAACTGGGTCTTCATGTCCACCCACTTCTGGGATGAGAACCCACAGGGCGTGTGGACCCTGGGCCTAGAGAACAAGGGCTACTATTTCAACACGG GGACGTTGTACCGCTACACGCTGCTGCTCTATGGGACGGCCGAGGACATGACAGCGCGGCCTACAGGCCCCCAG CGTGTGACGGCCCCGCCTACATCCTGGGACAGCTCTGCCTGGCCTACTGCCCCCCGCGGTTCTTCAACCACACAAGGCTGGTGA
- the PCSK4 gene encoding proprotein convertase subtilisin/kexin type 4 isoform X11 has product MRPAPIALWLRLVLALALVRPRAVGWAPVRAPIYVSSWAVQVSQGNREVERLARKFGFVNLGPIFPDGQYFHLRHRGVVQQSLTPHWGHRLHLKKNPKVQWFQQQTLQRRVKRSVVVPTDPWFSKQWYMNSEAQPDLSILQAWSQGLSGQGIVVSVLDDGIEKDHPDLWANYDPLASYDFNDYDPDPQPRYTPSKENRHGTRCAGEVAAMANNGFCGVGVAFNARIGGVRMLDGTITDVIEAQSLSLQPQHIHIYSASWGPEDDGRTVDGPGILTREAFRRGVTKGRGGLGTLFIWASGNGGLHYDNCNCDGYTNSIHTLSVGSTTQQGRVPWYSEACASTLTTTYSSGVATDPQIVTTDLHHGCTDQHTGTSASAPLAAGMIALALEANPFLTWRDMQHLVVRASKPAHLQAEDWRTNGVGRQVSHHYGYGLLDAGLLVDTARTWLPTQPQRKCAVRVQSRPTPILPLIYIRENVSACAGLHNSIRSLEHVQAQLTLSYSRRGDLEISLTSPMGTRSTLVAIRPLDVSTEGYNNWVFMSTHFWDENPQGVWTLGLENKGYYFNTGTLYRYTLLLYGTAEDMTARPTGPQRVTAPPTSWDSSAWPTAPRGSSTTQGW; this is encoded by the exons ATGCGGCCCGCCCCGATTGCGCTGTGGCTGCGCCTGGTCTTGGCCCTGGCCCTTGTCCGCCCCCGGGCTGTGGGGTGGGCCCCGGTCCGAGCCCCCATCTATGTCAGCAGCTGGGCCGTCCAGGTGTCCCAGGGTAACCGGGAGGTCGAGCGCCTGGCACGCAAATTCGGCTTCGTCAACCTGGGGCCG ATCTTCCCTGACGGGCAGTACTTTCACCTGCGGCACCGGGGCGTGGTCCAGCAGTCCCTGACCCCGCACTGGGGCCACCGCCTGCACCTGAAGAAAAACCCCAAG GTGCAGTGGTTCCAGCAGCAGACGCTGCAGCGGCGGGTGAAACGCTCTGTCGTGGTGCCCACGGACCCCTGGTTCTCCAAGCAGTGGTACATG AACAGCGAGGCCCAACCAGACCTGAGCATCCTGCAGGCCTGGAGTCAGGGGCTGTCAGGCCAGGGCATCGTGGTCTCTGTGCTGGACGATGGCATCGAGAAGGACCACCCGGACCTCTGGGCCAACTAC GACCCCCTGGCCAGCTATGACTTCAATGACTACGACCCGGACCCCCAGCCCCGCTACACCCCCAGCAAAGAGAACCG GCACGGGACCCGCTGTGCTGGGGAGGTGGCCGCGATGGCCAACAATGGCTTCTGTGGTGTGGGGGTCGCTTTCAACGCCCGAATCGGAG GCGTACGGATGCTGGACGGTACCATCACCGATGTCATCGAGGCCCAGTCGCTGAGCCTGCAGCCGCAGCACATCCACATTTACAGCGCCAGCTGGGGTCCCGAGGACGACGGCCGCACGGTGGACGGCCCCGGCATCCTCACCCGCGAGGCCTTCCGGCGTGGTGTGACCAAG GGCCGCGGCGGGCTGGGCACGCTCTTCATCTGGGCCTCGGGCAACGGCGGCCTGCACTACGACAACTGCAACTGCGACGGCTACACCAACAGCATCCACACGCTTTCCGTGGGCAGCACCACCCAGCAGGGCCGCGTGCCCTGGTACAGCGAAGCCTGCGCCTCCACCCTCACCACCACCTACAGCAGCGGCGTGGCCACCGACCCCCAGATC GTCACCACGGACCTGCATCACGGGTGCACAGACCAGCACACGGGCACCTCGGCCTCAGCCCCACTGGCGGCCGGCATGATCGCCCTAGCGCTGGAGGCCAA CCCGTTCCTGACGTGGAGAGACATGCAGCACCTGGTGGTCCGCGCGTCCAAGCCGGCGCACCTGCAGGCCGAGGACTGGAGGACCAACGGCGTGGGGCGCCAAG TGAGCCATCACTACGGATACGGGCTGCTGGACGCCGGGCTGCTGGTGGACACCGCCCGCACCTGGCTGCCCACCCAGCCGCAGAGGAAGTGCGCCGTCCGGGTCCAGAGCCGCCCCAC CCCCATCCTGCCGCTGATCTACATCAGGGAAAACGTATCGGCCTGCGCCGGCCTCCACAACTCCATCCGCTCGCTGGAGCACGTGCAGGCGCAGCTGACGCTGTCCTACAGCCGGCGCGGAGACCTGGAGATCTCGCTCACCAGCCCCATGGGCACGCGCTCCACACTCGTGGCCATACG ACCCTTGGACGTCAGCACTGAAGGCTACAACAACTGGGTCTTCATGTCCACCCACTTCTGGGATGAGAACCCACAGGGCGTGTGGACCCTGGGCCTAGAGAACAAGGGCTACTATTTCAACACGG GGACGTTGTACCGCTACACGCTGCTGCTCTATGGGACGGCCGAGGACATGACAGCGCGGCCTACAGGCCCCCAG CGTGTGACGGCCCCGCCTACATCCTGGGACAGCTCTGCCTGGCCTACTGCCCCCCGCGGTTCTTCAACCACACAAGGCTGGTGA
- the PCSK4 gene encoding proprotein convertase subtilisin/kexin type 4 isoform X5 → MIFPDGQYFHLRHRGVVQQSLTPHWGHRLHLKKNPKTRPGPKSIQQEEAGRPRYGNHGACQGLVQWFQQQTLQRRVKRSVVVPTDPWFSKQWYMNSEAQPDLSILQAWSQGLSGQGIVVSVLDDGIEKDHPDLWANYDPLASYDFNDYDPDPQPRYTPSKENRHGTRCAGEVAAMANNGFCGVGVAFNARIGGVRMLDGTITDVIEAQSLSLQPQHIHIYSASWGPEDDGRTVDGPGILTREAFRRGVTKGRGGLGTLFIWASGNGGLHYDNCNCDGYTNSIHTLSVGSTTQQGRVPWYSEACASTLTTTYSSGVATDPQIVTTDLHHGCTDQHTGTSASAPLAAGMIALALEANPFLTWRDMQHLVVRASKPAHLQAEDWRTNGVGRQVSHHYGYGLLDAGLLVDTARTWLPTQPQRKCAVRVQSRPTPILPLIYIRENVSACAGLHNSIRSLEHVQAQLTLSYSRRGDLEISLTSPMGTRSTLVAIRPLDVSTEGYNNWVFMSTHFWDENPQGVWTLGLENKGYYFNTGTLYRYTLLLYGTAEDMTARPTGPQVTSSACVQRDTEGLCQACDGPAYILGQLCLAYCPPRFFNHTRLVTAGPGHTAAPALRVCSSCHASCYTCRGGSPRDCTSCPPSSTLDQQQGSCMGPTTPDSRPRLRAAACPHHRCPASAMVLSLLAVTLGGPVLCGMSMDLPLYAWLSRARATPTKPQVWLPAGT, encoded by the exons ATG ATCTTCCCTGACGGGCAGTACTTTCACCTGCGGCACCGGGGCGTGGTCCAGCAGTCCCTGACCCCGCACTGGGGCCACCGCCTGCACCTGAAGAAAAACCCCAAG ACCCGCCCGGGCCCCAAGTCTATACAGCAAGAGGAGGCAGGAAGACCCAGATACGGAAATCATGGCGCCTGCCAGGGCCTG GTGCAGTGGTTCCAGCAGCAGACGCTGCAGCGGCGGGTGAAACGCTCTGTCGTGGTGCCCACGGACCCCTGGTTCTCCAAGCAGTGGTACATG AACAGCGAGGCCCAACCAGACCTGAGCATCCTGCAGGCCTGGAGTCAGGGGCTGTCAGGCCAGGGCATCGTGGTCTCTGTGCTGGACGATGGCATCGAGAAGGACCACCCGGACCTCTGGGCCAACTAC GACCCCCTGGCCAGCTATGACTTCAATGACTACGACCCGGACCCCCAGCCCCGCTACACCCCCAGCAAAGAGAACCG GCACGGGACCCGCTGTGCTGGGGAGGTGGCCGCGATGGCCAACAATGGCTTCTGTGGTGTGGGGGTCGCTTTCAACGCCCGAATCGGAG GCGTACGGATGCTGGACGGTACCATCACCGATGTCATCGAGGCCCAGTCGCTGAGCCTGCAGCCGCAGCACATCCACATTTACAGCGCCAGCTGGGGTCCCGAGGACGACGGCCGCACGGTGGACGGCCCCGGCATCCTCACCCGCGAGGCCTTCCGGCGTGGTGTGACCAAG GGCCGCGGCGGGCTGGGCACGCTCTTCATCTGGGCCTCGGGCAACGGCGGCCTGCACTACGACAACTGCAACTGCGACGGCTACACCAACAGCATCCACACGCTTTCCGTGGGCAGCACCACCCAGCAGGGCCGCGTGCCCTGGTACAGCGAAGCCTGCGCCTCCACCCTCACCACCACCTACAGCAGCGGCGTGGCCACCGACCCCCAGATC GTCACCACGGACCTGCATCACGGGTGCACAGACCAGCACACGGGCACCTCGGCCTCAGCCCCACTGGCGGCCGGCATGATCGCCCTAGCGCTGGAGGCCAA CCCGTTCCTGACGTGGAGAGACATGCAGCACCTGGTGGTCCGCGCGTCCAAGCCGGCGCACCTGCAGGCCGAGGACTGGAGGACCAACGGCGTGGGGCGCCAAG TGAGCCATCACTACGGATACGGGCTGCTGGACGCCGGGCTGCTGGTGGACACCGCCCGCACCTGGCTGCCCACCCAGCCGCAGAGGAAGTGCGCCGTCCGGGTCCAGAGCCGCCCCAC CCCCATCCTGCCGCTGATCTACATCAGGGAAAACGTATCGGCCTGCGCCGGCCTCCACAACTCCATCCGCTCGCTGGAGCACGTGCAGGCGCAGCTGACGCTGTCCTACAGCCGGCGCGGAGACCTGGAGATCTCGCTCACCAGCCCCATGGGCACGCGCTCCACACTCGTGGCCATACG ACCCTTGGACGTCAGCACTGAAGGCTACAACAACTGGGTCTTCATGTCCACCCACTTCTGGGATGAGAACCCACAGGGCGTGTGGACCCTGGGCCTAGAGAACAAGGGCTACTATTTCAACACGG GGACGTTGTACCGCTACACGCTGCTGCTCTATGGGACGGCCGAGGACATGACAGCGCGGCCTACAGGCCCCCAGGTGACCAGCAGCGCGTGTGTGCAGCGGGACACAGAGGGGCTGTGCCAGG CGTGTGACGGCCCCGCCTACATCCTGGGACAGCTCTGCCTGGCCTACTGCCCCCCGCGGTTCTTCAACCACACAAGGCTGGTGACCGCTGGGCCTGGGCACACGGCGGCGCCCGCGCTGAGGGTCTGCTCCAGCTGCCATGCCTCCTGCTACACCTGCCGCGGCGGCTCCCCGAGGGACTGCACCTCCTGTCCCCCATCCTCCACGCTGGACCAGCAGCAGGGCTCCTGCATGGGACCCACCACCCCCGACAGCCGCCCCCGGCTTAGAGCTGCCGCCTGTCCCCACCACCGCTGCCCAGCCTCGGCCATGGTGCTGAGCCTCCTGGCCGTGACCCTCGGAGGCCCCGTCCTCTGCGGCATGTCCATGGACCTCCCACTATACGCCTGGCTCTCCCGTGCCAGGGCCACCCCCACCAAACCCCAGGTCTGGCTGCCAGCTGGAACCTGA